A DNA window from Longimicrobiaceae bacterium contains the following coding sequences:
- a CDS encoding L-cystine transporter, which translates to MIYAVMLNLAVFALALAWLARRGKGGAALSKNVLVALVLGAALGAAMQAVYGTGSPAVEGTVSWVGVVGGAYVRLLQMIVTPLVLVSILSAVTRLDDARALGKIGAGVLGMLMVTTAISAAIGIGMARLFGLQVGGLVRGTREVAQAAVIEGKATEVAGLDVPQLLLSFIPTNPFADLAGSRPTSMIAVVVFAALLGVAALGLRRSDPEAGRRVAAGIDTVQKLVMRLVRMVIRLTPYGVLALMTKVVATSDPADVLGLIRFVAASYVGLALILGVHAAALALAGVNPWRYYRQVWPVLTFAFTSRSSAATIPLNVEAQVDRLGVPPAIANFAASFGATIGQNGCAGLYPAMLAVMIAPSAGVDPTSMHFILTLVLVVTLGSFGIAGVGGGATFAAIVVLSAMNLPVALAGLLISIEPLIDMGRTAINVNGAMTAGAVTSRLLRSSDLGAPASVDEPAPAPMRAVV; encoded by the coding sequence ATGATCTACGCGGTGATGCTGAACCTGGCGGTGTTCGCGCTGGCGCTCGCGTGGCTGGCGCGGCGCGGGAAGGGCGGCGCGGCGCTGTCGAAGAACGTGCTGGTGGCGCTGGTGCTCGGCGCGGCGCTGGGGGCGGCGATGCAGGCGGTGTACGGCACGGGCTCGCCGGCGGTGGAGGGCACGGTGAGCTGGGTGGGCGTGGTGGGCGGCGCGTACGTGCGGCTGCTCCAGATGATCGTCACGCCGCTGGTGCTGGTCTCCATCCTCTCCGCCGTGACGCGGCTGGACGACGCGCGGGCGCTGGGGAAGATCGGCGCGGGCGTGCTGGGCATGCTGATGGTGACCACCGCCATCTCCGCCGCCATCGGGATCGGGATGGCGCGGCTGTTCGGGCTCCAGGTGGGCGGCCTCGTGCGCGGGACGCGCGAGGTGGCGCAGGCCGCGGTGATCGAAGGCAAGGCGACGGAGGTCGCGGGGCTGGACGTACCGCAGCTCCTCCTCTCCTTCATCCCCACCAACCCGTTCGCGGACCTGGCGGGCTCGCGGCCCACGTCCATGATCGCCGTCGTCGTCTTCGCGGCGCTGCTGGGGGTGGCGGCGCTGGGCCTGCGGCGGAGCGACCCGGAGGCCGGGCGGCGCGTGGCGGCCGGCATCGACACCGTGCAGAAGCTGGTGATGCGCCTGGTGCGCATGGTCATCCGCCTTACGCCGTACGGCGTGCTGGCGCTGATGACGAAGGTGGTCGCCACGTCGGACCCGGCAGACGTGCTGGGGCTGATCCGCTTCGTGGCGGCGTCGTACGTGGGTCTGGCGCTGATCCTGGGCGTGCACGCGGCAGCCCTGGCGCTGGCCGGCGTCAACCCGTGGCGCTACTACAGGCAGGTGTGGCCGGTGCTGACGTTCGCGTTCACCTCGCGCTCGAGCGCGGCGACGATCCCGCTGAACGTGGAGGCGCAGGTGGACAGGCTGGGCGTGCCGCCGGCCATCGCCAACTTCGCGGCGAGCTTCGGCGCCACCATCGGGCAGAACGGGTGCGCGGGGCTGTACCCGGCCATGCTGGCGGTGATGATCGCGCCCAGCGCGGGCGTGGACCCCACGAGCATGCACTTCATCCTCACGCTCGTCCTGGTGGTCACGCTGGGCTCGTTCGGCATCGCGGGGGTGGGCGGCGGCGCCACGTTTGCTGCCATCGTGGTGCTGTCGGCCATGAACCTGCCCGTGGCGCTCGCGGGGCTGCTCATCTCCATCGAGCCGCTGATCGACATGGGGCGCACCGCCATCAACGTCAACGGCGCGATGACGGCCGGCGCGGTCACCAGCCGCCTCCTCCGCTCGTCCGACCTCGGGGCGCCCGCAAGCGTGGACGAGCCCGCCCCGGCCCCGATGCGCGCCGTGGTCTGA